Proteins found in one Paenibacillus wynnii genomic segment:
- a CDS encoding cache domain-containing sensor histidine kinase yields the protein MRAIMERFKFYSLFIKIFIVMVVSIIAVAISASWTTVRMSEKLFMETFSITNSKVINQIKANFESFHYSIVTATNNTQLSGTIKTFLTEKNSDSLRMFRTYYNMTTQMKRIQSNVDPYQVGIKIMGENGRSYSTNTNNLLLTDNELRNHKLTLNTHAEPKRLMYQFFKESSTATSTKEAVIVASKSLMERTTGDIYGSLYFTIHEKAFQSFYSSMVSAGNDVAILNKEGLIVSSNRSELLGQKADDLLHDAKDIQEQGLDYKNVTFRDKDVIVLAEYLSSYDFYIVNLIDKKTALGQMVDTKMVALICSAIVIVALIVVFLISRKLTRSLTLLTRQMSKITERNFHNYITVTGSFEFQELGHAYNYMLDELNDYVDRLVQTQKEQRNAELAALQQQINPHFLYNTLTSVKFLVQQGSKEKAVHTIHALISLLQNALSNVSETITVTQELDNLKSYVFINHVRYGERIRVNFFIAPDTIDYHVPKLIIQPFIENAFFHAFNKKSEGYIHVLISQESGSLLCEVVDNGDGMESGGAELSLSNESKRQLFTGIGIKNVHDRIILLYGDEYGVTILSKVNEGTTIKIRLPLIKT from the coding sequence ATGAGAGCTATTATGGAAAGGTTCAAATTCTACAGTCTTTTTATCAAAATATTTATTGTTATGGTGGTCAGCATTATTGCTGTAGCCATCTCTGCATCGTGGACGACCGTCCGCATGTCGGAGAAATTGTTCATGGAGACCTTCAGTATTACGAATTCCAAAGTGATTAATCAAATCAAAGCGAATTTTGAATCCTTTCATTATTCGATCGTAACAGCCACCAATAATACACAGCTAAGCGGCACAATTAAAACCTTCTTAACAGAGAAAAACTCCGATTCTCTCAGGATGTTTCGAACCTATTACAACATGACCACCCAAATGAAAAGGATTCAGTCCAATGTAGACCCTTATCAGGTTGGGATTAAGATTATGGGGGAAAATGGACGCAGCTACTCCACTAACACGAATAATTTACTCTTGACTGATAATGAGTTAAGAAATCACAAACTAACACTAAATACGCATGCCGAACCCAAAAGACTGATGTATCAGTTCTTTAAGGAAAGCAGTACCGCTACATCGACTAAAGAGGCGGTAATTGTCGCCAGCAAATCTTTAATGGAACGAACCACAGGTGATATTTATGGATCATTGTATTTTACGATTCATGAAAAGGCTTTTCAGTCTTTCTACTCAAGTATGGTCAGCGCCGGGAATGATGTGGCTATTTTGAATAAAGAGGGACTAATCGTATCGAGTAACCGGAGTGAACTGTTGGGGCAAAAAGCGGATGATTTATTGCATGATGCCAAGGACATTCAAGAACAGGGACTGGATTATAAAAACGTAACTTTCCGTGACAAAGATGTTATTGTTTTAGCGGAGTATCTATCCTCGTACGATTTCTATATTGTGAATTTGATTGATAAGAAGACAGCTTTGGGACAAATGGTGGATACCAAAATGGTGGCATTGATCTGCTCAGCCATTGTTATCGTTGCCCTGATTGTTGTCTTTTTGATTTCTAGAAAGCTTACCCGTTCCCTAACCTTGCTTACCCGGCAAATGTCCAAAATTACAGAACGTAATTTCCATAATTACATCACCGTAACAGGCAGCTTCGAATTTCAGGAGCTTGGACATGCCTATAACTATATGCTGGATGAATTAAATGACTATGTGGATAGGCTAGTACAGACACAGAAGGAACAGCGCAACGCCGAACTGGCCGCTCTTCAGCAGCAGATTAACCCTCATTTTTTGTATAACACACTCACCTCCGTTAAATTTCTTGTGCAGCAGGGCAGTAAGGAGAAGGCGGTCCATACGATTCATGCCTTGATCTCTTTATTACAGAATGCTCTTAGCAATGTCAGTGAAACGATTACCGTAACGCAAGAACTGGATAATCTGAAATCCTATGTCTTTATCAACCACGTTCGTTATGGGGAGCGGATTAGAGTTAACTTTTTTATCGCACCTGACACTATAGATTATCATGTACCGAAGCTGATCATTCAGCCTTTTATTGAGAATGCCTTTTTTCATGCCTTTAATAAGAAAAGCGAGGGCTATATTCATGTGCTTATCTCGCAGGAGTCCGGTTCTCTCTTGTGCGAGGTCGTTGATAACGGAGATGGAATGGAAAGCGGGGGGGCGGAATTGTCTCTTTCGAACGAGAGTAAGCGCCAGTTGTTTACGGGAATTGGTATCAAAAATGTTCATGACCGCATTATTTTGTTATATGGCGACGAGTATGGAGTTACGATCCTGAGCAAAGTGAATGAAGGGACAACCATCAAAATCCGGCTGCCTTTAATAAAAACATAA
- a CDS encoding ABC transporter substrate-binding protein, translated as MKKSFALLLICMVILTACGSNSGSKNTTDAGNTGSKSNEAKEITIWAWDPAFNIAALEEAKKTYAAINPDVKVNIIEYAQSDIIQKLNTGLNSGTTKGLPNIVLIEDYRAQGFLQSYKDSFTDLSNSIKGTDFADYKSGPTSLDGKQYGIPFDSGVTGLYVRTDYLEQAGYKLSDLQNIDWKQYIEIGKKVKEKTGKALITLDPNDLGIIRMMIQSAGSWYLTEDGKTPNLANNEALKQAFGIYKELMDSNVANVHADWSQFVAALNNGDVASVPTGNWITASIKAAETQSGKWGIAPLPTLPGNDKSVHASNLGGSSWYVMNVDGADTAADFMAKTFGSDVELYQKLLTNIGVIGTFKAAASGEAYSQANDFFGGQKVVSDFAAWTEQIPSVNYGIHTYAIEDILVVEMQNYLNGKEIDKVLSDAQAQAESQIK; from the coding sequence TTGAAAAAAAGCTTTGCGTTACTGTTAATTTGTATGGTGATACTCACAGCCTGCGGCTCCAATTCGGGCTCGAAGAACACAACAGATGCAGGAAACACAGGTTCGAAAAGCAATGAGGCCAAAGAAATTACCATTTGGGCCTGGGACCCAGCCTTTAATATTGCCGCATTAGAAGAAGCTAAGAAGACTTACGCCGCTATTAATCCTGATGTGAAAGTTAACATCATCGAGTATGCGCAAAGTGATATTATCCAAAAGCTAAACACTGGACTTAACTCCGGTACAACAAAAGGGTTACCGAACATTGTCTTGATCGAAGATTATCGAGCACAAGGTTTTCTACAATCCTATAAGGATTCGTTCACTGATCTGAGCAACTCCATTAAAGGCACTGATTTTGCGGATTACAAAAGTGGCCCAACCAGCCTGGATGGCAAACAATATGGTATTCCATTTGACTCTGGTGTAACCGGGTTATATGTGAGAACAGACTATTTGGAGCAAGCTGGCTACAAGCTTTCTGATTTGCAGAATATTGATTGGAAGCAATACATCGAAATTGGTAAAAAAGTAAAAGAAAAAACAGGTAAAGCGCTGATTACTTTGGATCCCAATGACCTTGGTATCATCCGTATGATGATTCAATCCGCAGGCTCTTGGTATTTAACAGAGGATGGCAAAACACCTAATCTCGCTAACAATGAAGCGTTAAAACAAGCTTTTGGAATCTACAAAGAGCTGATGGATTCCAATGTGGCTAATGTTCATGCGGATTGGAGCCAGTTCGTAGCCGCATTGAACAATGGGGATGTTGCATCGGTTCCTACAGGTAACTGGATTACTGCTTCCATTAAAGCTGCGGAAACACAATCCGGTAAATGGGGAATCGCACCGCTTCCTACTCTTCCAGGCAACGATAAATCGGTTCATGCTTCTAACCTCGGGGGTAGCTCATGGTACGTAATGAACGTTGATGGAGCAGACACAGCAGCAGACTTTATGGCTAAAACCTTTGGATCTGATGTAGAACTGTACCAAAAACTGCTTACGAATATCGGAGTTATCGGAACTTTTAAAGCAGCAGCAAGTGGTGAAGCATACAGCCAAGCCAATGATTTCTTCGGAGGTCAAAAAGTAGTTAGTGATTTCGCAGCTTGGACAGAGCAAATTCCTAGCGTAAACTATGGTATCCATACTTATGCGATTGAAGATATCCTGGTCGTTGAAATGCAAAACTATCTGAACGGTAAAGAGATCGACAAGGTATTAAGTGATGCACAAGCTCAGGCAGAATCACAGATTAAATAA
- a CDS encoding carbohydrate ABC transporter permease, which translates to MHKSKRFFTYLFLSIISFVSIFPFLWMVISSTNKSVDVTGGRLLPGTHMMENFRKLLDTTDLQLSLVNSAKISITTTVLALLIASLAGYGFEVFKSRSKDIVFNILLLSMMIPFAAMMVPLYRMFANVSDTLPWMGIDTMTSVILPTVTTAFLIFFFRQSTKMFPKELLEAGRIDGLSELSIYLRIFIPTMKTTYAAAAIITFMSSWNNYLWPLIVLQSPETKTMPLLISILGSGYAPDFGMILIAIVIGTLPTALVFFLMQKQFVAGMTGSVK; encoded by the coding sequence ATGCATAAGAGTAAACGGTTTTTCACATATCTATTCCTGAGTATCATTTCTTTCGTATCCATCTTCCCGTTTCTGTGGATGGTCATAAGCTCAACGAATAAGTCGGTCGATGTAACCGGGGGAAGATTGCTGCCGGGAACTCATATGATGGAGAATTTCCGTAAGCTATTGGATACGACAGACCTTCAATTATCACTTGTTAACTCGGCTAAAATTTCTATAACAACGACCGTGCTGGCTTTACTTATCGCTTCTTTGGCCGGCTACGGATTCGAGGTTTTTAAAAGCCGTTCCAAGGATATTGTCTTCAACATTTTATTGTTGTCCATGATGATTCCTTTTGCAGCTATGATGGTTCCGCTATACCGGATGTTTGCTAATGTTTCCGACACCCTTCCCTGGATGGGAATAGACACAATGACATCAGTCATTCTTCCCACGGTGACAACGGCTTTCCTTATTTTCTTCTTCCGCCAGAGTACAAAAATGTTCCCAAAGGAGCTGCTTGAGGCTGGACGAATAGATGGATTAAGTGAGCTGAGTATCTATTTACGCATCTTTATCCCTACTATGAAAACAACCTATGCAGCTGCGGCCATTATTACGTTCATGTCGAGTTGGAATAACTATCTCTGGCCTTTGATTGTTCTGCAATCGCCTGAGACTAAAACCATGCCGTTGCTTATCTCTATCCTTGGTTCAGGTTATGCGCCGGATTTTGGCATGATCTTAATCGCCATTGTTATCGGAACGCTTCCAACCGCTCTTGTGTTCTTCTTGATGCAGAAGCAGTTTGTGGCGGGGATGACGGGATCAGTGAAATAA
- a CDS encoding glycoside hydrolase family 2 TIM barrel-domain containing protein: MIPSIDWLEDVSIFAVNRLKAHSDHKYYESMKEAEKGGAMALRHSLNGSWKFSYAENPSSRVMDFYKEQFSTEGWADIAVPGHIQLQGFGNPQYVNTMYPWDGHEYLRPPQISKTHNPVGSYVKTFTIPEQMKDKPVLVSFQGVESAFYVWLNGEFVGYSEDSFTPSEFDLSSYVRLNGENKLAVEVYQRSTGGWLEDQDFWRFSGIFREVYLYTVPQIHVRDLFVRTDLDAAYQDGVLSVSLDLVGKLSGSVKLNLLDPSGQSAGSVDVTITGEQLAASIQIQKAELWSAEVPNLYSLYISVYDDQGTLVEVIPQKVGFRKFEMLNKVMSINGKRILFKGVNRHEFNCRRGRAVTMEDMLWDIMTLKQNNINAVRTSHYPNQSEWYALCDEYGIYVIDEMNLETHGSWQKLGAVEPSWVIPGDRPEWLAIVMDRAVSMVERDKNHPSILIWSCGNESFGGEVIYKVSQYFKQVDPGRLVHYEGVFHDRRFDATSDMESRMYAKVDSIEEYLLNDPQKPFISCEYMHAMGNSLGGMSKYSELEQKYPLYQGGFIWDYIDQAMMKKDRYGKEFLAFGGDYGDRATDYNFCTDGIVYADRKLSPKMQEVKFLYQDIKLVPTTAGVTIRNEGLFQGTDHCELHYSIHNETGELVNGKLEVQVEPQCEAFVSFQWDGSSVPACGEYWINTSLKLKEAKLWGEAGFEIAFGQTVFTNEAKGSVEGVQHVGLTENRNDFKVINGDVNIGVKGKHFSIMFSRGIGSLTSVNYSGKELIAYPPAPLFWRAATDNDKGTAMGFHAGAWYAASLMPRCTDIALVEGDGEVTVTFSYRLNISADVKVTVVYTVLSDGSIMVKSRYEGTAGLPDLPIYALSFKIPMEYSHLDWLALGPDENYSDRNQGARLGRFRNESADSLSGYVVPQESGNRTGVRNVTVTNDEGSGIKISAPVANPVECRISPYTAFELENAYHQYELPPVHYTVVTVAGKQMGVGGDDSWGAPVLDEYRIPSDGVIEYEFVISRV, encoded by the coding sequence ATGATACCCAGCATAGACTGGCTGGAGGATGTAAGTATATTTGCAGTAAATAGGCTGAAAGCTCATTCGGATCATAAATATTACGAGAGTATGAAAGAGGCAGAGAAGGGTGGGGCTATGGCCTTGCGTCATAGCCTGAACGGAAGCTGGAAATTCAGCTATGCTGAGAATCCGTCTAGCAGGGTTATGGACTTTTATAAAGAGCAATTCTCTACTGAGGGGTGGGCCGATATTGCGGTTCCGGGACATATTCAGCTGCAAGGATTTGGTAATCCTCAGTACGTGAATACGATGTATCCGTGGGATGGACATGAGTATCTACGACCGCCGCAAATATCCAAAACCCACAATCCGGTGGGAAGCTATGTAAAGACATTTACTATACCCGAGCAAATGAAGGACAAGCCGGTGTTGGTATCTTTTCAAGGGGTAGAATCGGCTTTTTACGTGTGGCTTAACGGTGAGTTTGTTGGCTATAGTGAGGACAGCTTTACTCCATCGGAATTTGATTTGTCTTCTTATGTGCGGCTGAATGGTGAGAACAAACTCGCTGTAGAAGTATATCAACGTAGTACGGGCGGCTGGCTGGAGGATCAGGATTTCTGGCGGTTCTCTGGTATTTTTAGAGAAGTGTATTTGTATACCGTACCGCAGATTCATGTGAGAGATTTATTCGTACGCACGGATCTGGATGCAGCTTATCAGGATGGAGTTCTATCTGTAAGTCTGGATTTGGTGGGAAAACTCTCTGGAAGTGTGAAGCTGAACTTACTTGATCCATCGGGTCAATCAGCAGGTTCAGTTGATGTAACAATAACAGGCGAGCAGCTTGCCGCGAGTATTCAAATACAAAAGGCTGAGCTATGGAGCGCGGAAGTTCCTAACTTGTACAGTCTCTATATTAGTGTGTATGACGATCAGGGGACTTTGGTTGAAGTGATTCCGCAAAAGGTAGGCTTCCGTAAGTTTGAAATGCTGAACAAGGTTATGAGTATTAACGGCAAACGGATTCTTTTCAAAGGCGTCAACCGTCATGAGTTCAATTGTAGAAGAGGCCGTGCGGTTACGATGGAAGATATGCTGTGGGATATTATGACCTTGAAACAGAACAACATAAATGCGGTCCGTACATCACACTATCCGAATCAAAGTGAATGGTACGCTCTGTGCGATGAATATGGGATCTATGTTATCGATGAAATGAATCTCGAAACCCACGGATCTTGGCAAAAGCTAGGTGCTGTTGAGCCTTCATGGGTGATTCCTGGCGACCGTCCGGAGTGGCTCGCTATTGTCATGGATAGAGCGGTGTCCATGGTTGAACGGGACAAGAATCATCCGTCCATACTGATCTGGTCTTGCGGCAATGAGTCGTTTGGTGGAGAGGTAATCTATAAAGTGTCGCAGTATTTCAAGCAAGTTGACCCGGGGAGATTGGTGCATTACGAGGGGGTCTTCCACGACCGCCGGTTTGATGCTACGAGTGATATGGAAAGCCGGATGTACGCGAAGGTGGACAGCATTGAGGAATATCTGCTAAACGATCCGCAGAAGCCTTTTATCAGCTGCGAATATATGCATGCCATGGGGAATTCACTCGGTGGAATGAGCAAATACAGTGAACTGGAGCAGAAATATCCCCTGTATCAAGGCGGCTTTATCTGGGACTATATCGATCAGGCTATGATGAAAAAAGACCGCTACGGCAAGGAGTTTTTGGCTTTCGGCGGTGATTACGGAGACCGGGCTACGGACTACAATTTCTGTACGGACGGAATCGTCTATGCGGACCGGAAGCTGTCTCCTAAGATGCAGGAAGTTAAGTTCCTCTATCAGGATATTAAGCTGGTTCCCACTACTGCGGGAGTAACCATTCGGAACGAGGGCTTGTTCCAGGGAACCGACCACTGCGAGCTGCACTATAGTATCCATAATGAGACCGGGGAATTAGTAAACGGGAAGTTGGAGGTTCAGGTCGAGCCGCAGTGTGAAGCTTTTGTATCGTTTCAATGGGATGGGTCTTCAGTTCCGGCTTGTGGTGAGTACTGGATAAATACCTCACTGAAGCTGAAGGAAGCCAAGCTTTGGGGAGAAGCAGGTTTTGAAATTGCTTTTGGCCAGACCGTGTTCACTAATGAAGCTAAAGGTAGTGTTGAAGGCGTTCAACATGTGGGCCTGACCGAGAACCGGAATGATTTTAAAGTGATCAACGGTGATGTGAATATCGGCGTCAAAGGTAAACATTTCAGCATCATGTTCTCCAGAGGGATCGGCAGTTTAACATCGGTGAACTATTCCGGCAAAGAGCTTATTGCTTATCCTCCGGCTCCTTTATTCTGGCGGGCCGCTACGGACAACGATAAAGGAACAGCTATGGGATTCCATGCCGGGGCGTGGTATGCGGCGAGCCTGATGCCTAGGTGTACCGATATTGCATTGGTTGAAGGCGATGGTGAAGTGACGGTAACGTTCAGCTATCGTTTGAATATTAGCGCGGATGTTAAAGTTACTGTTGTTTATACCGTGCTTTCGGACGGAAGTATTATGGTCAAATCCCGTTATGAAGGGACCGCGGGTCTTCCCGATCTTCCGATTTATGCACTGAGCTTCAAAATCCCGATGGAATACAGCCATCTAGATTGGCTGGCGCTGGGGCCGGACGAGAATTATAGTGACCGTAATCAGGGAGCAAGACTTGGCCGATTCCGTAACGAGTCCGCAGATAGTCTCTCCGGTTATGTCGTACCTCAGGAATCAGGAAATCGTACAGGGGTCCGCAACGTAACCGTTACAAATGATGAAGGTAGCGGAATTAAGATTTCGGCTCCTGTAGCCAACCCTGTAGAGTGTCGGATTTCGCCTTACACAGCATTTGAGCTGGAAAATGCGTATCACCAATATGAACTGCCTCCAGTACATTACACGGTAGTTACCGTTGCGGGCAAGCAAATGGGTGTCGGCGGTGATGATAGCTGGGGTGCTCCTGTTCTTGATGAATATCGTATCCCGTCTGACGGAGTTATCGAATATGAGTTTGTAATTTCGAGAGTGTAA
- a CDS encoding carbohydrate ABC transporter permease: protein MSIRRKSVLTGWSFVLLSVVLIFIFYFYPMIQALIMSFQTGTGSNLEFTGLDNYKRLFSDAMFFTAVKNTFIYLLVQVPIMIVLALFISVLLNDKKLKFKGFFRTAIFLPCVTSLVAYAIVFKYLFAGNGLVNTFLLNLHLIDTPIGWITDPFWAKITIVIAITWRWTGYNMIFYLSALQNIDNSIYEAAKIDGASAVRQFFGITIPLLKPIILFTSITSTIGTLQLFDEVMNITKGGPGNSTLTISQYIYNLSFKYSADFGYAATVSYSIVIMIILLSFLQFKVAGDKNA, encoded by the coding sequence ATGAGCATCCGTCGTAAAAGTGTACTAACCGGATGGTCCTTCGTCCTGTTATCAGTAGTCCTAATATTCATTTTTTATTTCTATCCTATGATACAGGCGTTAATCATGTCCTTTCAGACCGGGACAGGAAGCAATCTTGAATTCACTGGTTTGGATAATTACAAACGGTTATTCTCAGATGCAATGTTTTTTACAGCAGTAAAGAACACCTTTATTTATTTGTTGGTGCAAGTACCTATCATGATCGTACTAGCGCTGTTTATATCTGTGCTGCTGAATGATAAGAAGCTGAAATTCAAAGGCTTTTTCCGGACAGCCATTTTTCTACCTTGTGTAACTTCATTGGTTGCCTACGCTATCGTTTTCAAATATTTGTTTGCAGGCAATGGCCTGGTGAATACCTTTTTGTTAAATCTGCACTTGATTGATACGCCGATCGGATGGATTACCGATCCTTTCTGGGCAAAAATTACGATTGTAATCGCCATAACCTGGCGTTGGACCGGATATAACATGATTTTTTATCTGTCTGCTCTGCAAAATATCGACAATTCCATTTATGAGGCAGCCAAAATTGATGGGGCTTCCGCAGTACGGCAGTTCTTTGGAATCACGATTCCTCTGTTGAAGCCGATCATCTTGTTTACCTCTATTACCTCGACGATTGGTACCCTGCAATTGTTCGACGAAGTTATGAATATTACTAAAGGCGGACCCGGAAATTCAACGCTTACTATCTCTCAATATATTTATAATTTGTCCTTTAAGTATTCTGCAGACTTCGGGTATGCGGCTACAGTATCCTATTCCATCGTAATTATGATCATATTGCTTTCGTTCCTCCAGTTCAAAGTGGCAGGTGATAAAAATGCATAA